The following are from one region of the Silene latifolia isolate original U9 population chromosome 9, ASM4854445v1, whole genome shotgun sequence genome:
- the LOC141599775 gene encoding F-box/kelch-repeat protein At3g23880-like, with amino-acid sequence MAGYLHESLIHEILSWLPVKSLLRFKSVSKSWYAIITSRCFIRKHVRHKHEPHGDHSIAQYFKMQAKKLKSDVSWVINTHDSDCDIHVLGNVFPCVNYICGPCDGIYFMCKCKDGKQYYLWNPCLNEEKKLPPIIRKPNIFDKKYNIGIDIGFGFDPVTEDYKAVVIIKYRNNDRPPSSIMVYSLRKDSWSYAGDLSKSYYLQEAKCYAFVNTSYYWLGKHVYMSHAILSHAYDVIIVVDLVTEGSREIGLPEMRMKGPMTWDSYSECLMVYHGSIALVALYVKENNFDIWTLSETTSSWSKELTVKLDFSIRIPHGQYCVNNNMVLFQAVGRGIILFDPDSNEFCVIICINTKAPWPDTNNTVFVCMKSLIPINDRKFWE; translated from the coding sequence ATGGCAGGTTATCTTCATGAGAGTTTAATCCATGAAATTCTATCTTGGTTACCCGTAAAATCGTTGTTGCGATTCAAAAGTGTTAGCAAATCATGGTACGCAATTATCACAAGTCGATGTTTCATACGCAAACATGTACGACACAAGCACGAACCTCATGGCGATCATTCAATTGCCCAATATTTCAAAATGCAAGCCAAGAAGCTAAAGTCAGATGTGTCGTGGGTAATTAATACCCACGACTCAGATTGTGACATTCATGTCTTAGGTAACGTATTTCCTTGTGTTAATTACATTTGCGGTCCATGTGATGGGATTTATTTTATGTGCAAGTGCAAGGATGGCAAACAATATTATTTGTGGAACCCGTGTCTGAACGAGGAGAAAAAGTTGCCACCAATAATTAGGAAACCTAATATATTTGATAAGAAATATAATATTGGTATTGATAttggttttgggtttgatccTGTGACTGAAGATTACAAGGCGGTTGTTATTATTAAGTACCGAAACAATGATCGTCCTCCTTCGTCAATCATGGTTTACTCACTAAGGAAGGATTCCTGGTCATACGCTGGAGATTTATCGAAAAGTTACTATTTGCAAGAGGCAAAATGTTATGCTTTCGTTAATACAAGTTATTATTGGCTTGGGAAGCATGTCTACATGTCGCACGCAATATTGTCGCATGCATACGATGTGATCATTGTTGTCGACTTGGTTACGGAAGGAAGCCGAGAAATAGGACTACCGGAGATGCGTATGAAAGGTCCAATGACTTGGGACTCGTATTCAGAATGTCTTATGGTATACCACGGTTCAATTGCTTTGGTTGCTCTTTATGTTAAAGAGAACAATTTCGATATATGGACGTTGAGTGAGACGACGTCGTCTTGGAGCAAGGAATTGACGGTAAAACTTGATTTTTCGATAAGGATACCACATGGTCAGTATTGCGTCAATAATAATATGGTGTTATTCCAAGCCGTAGGTCGTGGAATAATCTTATTTGATCCTGATTCGAATGAGTTTTGCGTCATTATTTGTATTAATACAAAGGCGCCTTGGCCTGATACAAATAATACCGTCTTTGTATGCATGAAGAGTCTGATACCGATTAACGATAGGAAATTTTGGGAGTGA